The Malus sylvestris chromosome 3, drMalSylv7.2, whole genome shotgun sequence genomic sequence ACCAAGTATTTTATACGCACTTAGAAAATCATGATATGTGATATTCTCTTTTCCTCAATAACACATCTCATTAACTAATAAAAGTACAAGTTCAATTGCCTAATTTGCTTTGTTGTACCGGTCTTGCTGATAGCTGTAAACTTTTTTCACGATGATATTGCCCATTGCCCTTGCTGATTTTGTTTGTAATACATATTCAAGAGTGCGAGAATATTTACTTTGAAGGGTATGATTGTTCTCTCGTAGGTTCTATGCGCGGGTAAGGATTTAGCAACAGAACAAACTGTAAGCAGAATGATTAATCTATTAAAGCAGCTTCAGCAGACTTTGCCGCCAGCTACATTGGCCTCAACGTGGTCCTCCTTGCAACCTCAGCAACAGCTTGCACTGCAATCTATCCTCTCCTCATAAGTATGGTGGCTTGGATTGTGCATATTTCTGCTTTCGGATACACAGATCTGTCTTGTGTGGTAATTTGTGTCACCAATTCTTTTCCTTGAGATGGTTCCCGGCAGTTAGTTTTGCCAAGTGTGGGTGTCATCGTTGCGATTTGATCGTCTACTCCTTTTGGTAAAGACGGGGTATATGCAAGTGTCAATTGTGAGGGCTCTTTTTGTGGGTGGCTGAGGTTCGTGAGGGTTGTTGGTCGACAAATTTGTGTACCAGTTTTGGTCTCGTTTGCATGTTTGATGTATTCTATGTCTACGTTTTATATTGTGAGAGTCTGTTGCTAGTGGTTGATTCTTTCATTCTGTTTGAAATTTTGATCCCAAAAGGCAATAAATTGGCTTTATGGTTTTTACGACTGTAGATGCTCATGTGTTGTGTTGGATTGAGCTTCGGCAACTCTCACATTTTTCGTCTTTTCATTACTTTCACGCGTAATCGCTTCAAGCAACGGTGGAAAGAGTGTTTGGGCCGTTTCTGTTCAAATTCGTACAAATAAATGTCCAGGAGTATTGGGTTATAATTTAAGGCCTACATTCAATGTCATTACTTCAAAATTGGGATCACGATCAAAGTTAGACTAGACTTGGAGCTCGTTTAgatatacttttaaaataattgaaaatgtttttggtgaaaatgtttttggaactaatctttagtaaaaatgaaagtaaatcctggaaaagcacttaaaagtgtttcctagaagaagcacataactggtgtttATTGCAAAAaccacttaaagtgcttttggaacctaaaaatattttctttaaaaatgttttcatccattttaaaagcacatcaaaATAAGTTATTGGTTAACTGAACATTATGAAGGAAGTTAGGTCCCTTCGTATACCGAACAATTTGTAAACCTATAAATTTGAAGTGCGTAAAGATGAGTAAACCTTGAAAGATTTGTGGCAGTTGGACGAAAATGCAAGTTGGATTAGGATGGAAGaataattttcttttgagaacgacaataaggccagcaaTGCAAGTTGGAAGAGTGCATTGGTTTTGTTTGGAATATTGTAAAGCTCAAGAGAAAAGTTATACAGGACGTCAAGAAGACCAACAATGTTTTATAACGAAAAATGTTGGTAGGTCAAAAAATAACACAtgcaaaaaattattatgaCGGTATGAGAATATTTTGATGGAtatgtgggcacacaagaaaatATAAGATTGAAACAACTTAGCGGAGAAACTtcattgttattgttgttgttttgggtGGGAATAGTCATCTGCTGGTATAAACAGAAGGTCCCAAGAAAACGAGTGTGCTTGGGCCTTAAGCAGAATCAGCACGGCAGCCGTGACTTTTGCAGTCTCGACAACCGTCTCACCAAATTCACCGCCGCCGTGGTTGCTTGTCAGAGCATCTAAAGCgtccaaagccaaagccaaaccAAAACCCGCcccttctctctcactctctcactcttCTCACTGGTTATGTGAGGCAAGTTAATAATCTCAAACTTGCCTTTGGCTTTGATTCTGTTGTGTCTGCAGTCACTTTAGTAATCGCACACTCCGTCATCGAATTACAAGTTTCAGACAGCTCAGAAGATCACTCGTTATTTACATTTTGAATGCACTCAAGCTGTTTGTGAAAAGTTGTGAGTGGCAGGTGGGTTGGACCGATGGGGGCTTTCGAGTTTCGAGATCATTTTTCGACGAATTATGGTGCTGAGGCGTAGTGGGAGGCACTGAGGACAAGGGAGAAGATGCTTAATTGGTTATGTAGGCGTTGCTTTTGCACGGCTGCTCCACGGCCATGGCTATTTGTAGGTTTGGGCAATCCCGGCGATAAGTACAAAGGAACTAGACACAATGTACTATACGATATCATGCATTCTAGAGACCCTGATTTGATAATGTGTTGtatttcttgttttttgttttaataacaAGTTTCAGATTACTTTCCTTTGGTTTGAAGCAGACGGGGTTTGAGATGATTGATGCTTTCGCTAATTCACAAGGCATTGCAATGAACACGGTCCATTGCAAAGCTATCTTTGGGCAAGGCATGTGAATCTTTGCATATGTTACTTTGTCgtcattttttatgtttgtttgtgAAGTTCATGGAAGTTTGGTATTGTAGGTTTCGTGGGTGGAGTTCCGGTTTTTCTTGCAAAGCCTCAAACTTATATGAATTTGAGTGGTGAATCTGTAAGTGGCTGATATACTTCCTTTTCACAATTTGATGGAATTATGATATTCTACTTCTATTTGCAAAAACGTTATTCATTGATCTAGCCTACTGAAATGATATTTGTTCTGTGCATTTCATTCCTTCTAGCACACTTCCAAACCCATTTGCAATTCCTTCGTGATTTGAACTGCTTCACTTTTGGCTTAGAGCTATTAATCCTACTGCTTATGTAACTAATGTTAGTAAAAGAGATATCAGTGAATGGTTTAACTCGTGTTTCTATTTGTTAAACAGACGGGGCCTCTTGCTGCTTATTATAAGCTACCTCTCAATCGTGTGCTAGTGGTAATTTCTTCTAATTTTAAGCTTTTTTGTACTTATAGCATCTGTACATATCTTTATAGTATTCCTTTTATTCTTGGCTGCAGTTTCATGACGACATGACCTTACCATGCGGGGTACTTCGTCTTCACCCAAATGGAGGTCACTTATGCCACAATGGGTATGATCAAACTTATTACTTTCGGGTTTTAAGCATATATGCTTCTATATGATATTATGATTAAGCAATGATGAAAAATGTCTTGCCCAAATGTTAGAACCCGCCTGGACATTTATGTTTACCATGGTTGTAGTTACATAGCCTGAATTGCTGAGTTCACAATAATTGGTGAGCTAATTGTATAGTAGCTGCATATTAGGATGGCTCTTTGGTATTAGTAGACCATCACTACTACCATGAAGAGTAAAGACCATTATTATGTGGTGTTACCAGAATTCTTCTGGTCAAGCTTCCCTTTTTCGGGCTCATCAA encodes the following:
- the LOC126614274 gene encoding peptidyl-tRNA hydrolase, mitochondrial, giving the protein MLNWLCRRCFCTAAPRPWLFVGLGNPGDKYKGTRHNTGFEMIDAFANSQGIAMNTVHCKAIFGQGFVGGVPVFLAKPQTYMNLSGESTGPLAAYYKLPLNRVLVFHDDMTLPCGVLRLHPNGGHLCHNGLKSVIYHFRGNREFPRLRIGIGRPPGQMDPKAFLLQKFNATAQGRIDAALQEGVNILKVVLSKGFAESARRFNSEQKYKHLRVETLPT